The Oryzias latipes chromosome 16, ASM223467v1 genome includes a region encoding these proteins:
- the LOC101168734 gene encoding ras-interacting protein 1 isoform X2 encodes MEGSGSPRFGKLNFPVGLWINSPRKHFAKLGGRWPSAISVKSTTSSDAASLHEAPSAPSSSLSNSTPSLASPSPSPSPSPAFLRPKPAAPQSRTKRISQLFLRGRSNSDRDRAVGERERELWASSATPSSHHYLPPASSSAPGLIKIYGDALSSGANYRSLLANSHSTARQLISQVITRYTERERDENDDAVLQKYSPEDFLLCDVIGKPVQQPDGAFKWETECRRSVAPWECPLLLVDMWRPKDGFERRFEIHRKEDYEREEREREQERERDGESHQGVRWRRSRMSSGGGPEECERGHRGRNTELRRSISDMNLSLRRRQQNHVSNDPRGSSNCPNNSGTAQDRKNIVRASRAEAKVGWTNQPADDEKDYSNCDLEVMSQSLILPPTDRPYFLLLQGYDQSKDFVLYIMAGHTHVFGRKPTMREREKDRERERKGKKPLKVDTFLSAPDILVRHLLVRRDSAVPETPTGQALMRPFRGGAVTHNGAALYRETVLKPGDVIGLGDHFLFLYRDPRVTPAPPLALTLPWQADASATCCPSGLVDRQEALRQYLGSTEAALKFHPRHADSLLQEIISKNSSPDSGGGPLAPAYLLSIMIDHASKHLDPALTPQILLKSANLIKEIVWDNIKEFGDKHPTQNSTEQEGEISTPNVQKLSSDLRPLMFWMSNATELLNFFQVKVEVMEKEWEFEAPGDPVLTADMDTCSEALAQLDDVIMHTFQQCVYHLTKTLYSLLPALLDTNPFSSEEKKKEKEEPRGAEGEEKKVGDGEVDDVSTLPPKVAGLVEVYRCSLMLSREACLSPPLTSQTFGYLFFFTNTSLLNTLLERDELFSWSRAVQIRTNLDLVLDWLQGAGLGDIASEFMKKLSITVNFLCIPKTRLIQSSWASLQEDHALLSSAQLHHLLTRYKLGPTRAPPASWSPPAGTELSGDIFESFLDHPPLILPNETPRLDLSQPIPSPELQKEVTRLRTFLWGLDQDELPANQRTRL; translated from the exons atgGAGGGGTCTGGGAGTCCTCGATTTGGAAAGCTTAATTTCCCTGTGGGTTTGTGGATTAACTCCCCAAGGAAACACTTTGCCAAGCTCGGAGGTCGCTGGCCCAGTGCTATCTCTGTCAA GTCAACTACCAGTTCGGACGCAGCCTCACTCCACGAGGCCCCCTCTGCTCCTTCCTCATCCCTGTCTAACTCCACTCCCTCACTGGCTTCCCCTTCCCCTTCCCCATCTCCATCACCGGCCTTCCTCAGGCCAAAGCCTGCAGCTCCCCAGTCTCGCACAAAGCGTATTTCTCAGCTCTTCCTGCGGGGGCGCTCCAACAGTGATCGGGACCGAGCAGtgggagagagggagagagagcttTGGGCTTCTTCTGCCACCCCCTCCTCCCATCACTACTTGCCCCCAGCCTCTTCCTCTGCCCCGGGCCTGATAAAGATCTATGGTGATGCTCTCTCCAGTGGAGCCAACTATCGCTCCCTGCTGGCTAACAGTCACTCCACAGCCAGGCAGCTCATCTCCCAGGTCATCACTCGCTAcactgaaagagagagggatgagAACGATGACGCAG TTCTCCAAAAGTACAGCCCTGAAGACTTTTTGTTGTGTGATGTCATTGGTAAGCCCGTCCAACAACCAGATGGAGCTTTCAAGTGGGAGACAGAGTGCCGGAGAAGTGTTGCCCCATGGGAATGCCCTTTGTTGTTAGTGGACATGTGGCGACCTAAGGATGGATTTGAGCGGCGCTTTGAAATCCACAGGAAAGAGGACTATGAGAGGGAGGAAAGGGAAAGAGAGCAGGAGCGTGAGAGGGATGGGGAGAGCCACCAAG GCGTGCGCTGGAGGCGCTCCAGGATGTCATCTGGTGGTGGGCCAGAGGAGTGCGAGCGTGGACACCGTGGAAGAAACACAGAGCTTCGGAGGAGCATCAGTGACATGAACCTGAGTCTGCGTCGCCGCCAGCAAAACCATGTCAGCAACGATCCCCGAGGCTCAAGCAACTGCCCTAACAACAGCGGAACGGCACAGGACAGGAAGAACATA GTGAGAGCATCAAGAGCAGAAGCCAAAGTTGGATGGACGAATCAACCTGCAGACGACGAGAAGGATTACTCCAACTGCGACCTGGAAGTGATGTCACAAAGCCTAATTCTTCCACCCACAGACCGGCCCTACTTCCTGTTGCTGCAAGGTTATGATCAGAGCAAG GATTTTGTTTTGTACATCATGGCGGGACATACGCATGTGTTTGGGAGAAAGCCAACAatgagagaaagagagaaggaCAGGGAAAGAGAGAGGAAGGGTAAGAAGCCTTTGAAGGTGGACACATTCCTGTCTGCTCCAGACATTTTGGTCAGGCACCTGCTGGTTAGGAGAGACTCTGCAGTACCAGAGACCCCTACTGGACAAG CTCTGATGCGGCCCTTTAGAGGAGGTGCAGTCACTCACAACGGAGCAGCTCTGTACAGGGAGACAGTCTTAAAGCCCGGGGATGTGATTGGTCTGGGGGACCACTTTCTTTTCCTGTATCGTGACCCACGCGTCACTCCAGCGCCACCGCTCGCTCTGACGCTGCCATGGCAGGCCGATGCCTCCGCCACCTGTTGCCCTTCGGGGCTGGTGGACAGACAGGAGGCACTGAGGCAGTACCTTGGCTCCACAGAGGCGGCTTTGAAGTTCCACCCTCGTCATGCAGACAGCTTGTTACAG gagatcATTTCAAAAAATTCCTCCCCAGACTCTGGTGGGGGGCCCTTAGCTCCTGCTTATCTCCTGTCGATCATGATAGATCACGCCTCCAAACACCTGGACCCTGCTCTTACACCACAGATCTTACTGAAGTCAGCAAATCTAATTAAAGAAATTGTCTGG GATAACATAAAGGAATTCGGGGATAAGCATCCCACGCAGAA CTCGACGGAACAAGAAGGAGAGATAAGCACACCGAACGTTCAAAAACTGTCGTCTGACCTGCGACCCCTCATGTTCTGGATGTCAAATGCCACGGAGCTCCTTAACTTCTTTCAGGTCAAAGTTGAAGTTATGGAGAAGGAGTGGGAATTTGAAG CCCCTGGAGATCCGGTTCTGACGGCTGATATGGACACCTGTTCAGAAGCCCTGGCACAGCTGGATGACGTGATCATGCACACCTTCCAGCAGTGTGTCTATCACCTTACCAAG ACCCTTTACTCCCTTCTTCCAGCCCTCCTGGACACCAACCCATTCTCCagtgaagagaaaaagaaagaaaaggaggaaccCCGAGGTGCAGagggagaagagaaaaaagtggGAGATGGAGAAGTGGATGACGTGTCTACCTTGCCTCCCAAGGTTGCAGGATTGGTGGAAGTGTATCGCTGCTCCCTGATGTTGTCTCGAGAGGCCTGTTTGTCTCCACCACTAACTTCTCAAACCTTTGGCTACCTCTTCTTCTTCACCAACACCTCCCTGCTTAACACTTTACTGGAGAGAG ATGAGCTGTTTTCGTGGTCCAGAGCAGTCCAGATCCGAACCAACTTGGATCTTGTTTTAGACTGGCTCCAGGGGGCAGGTTTAGGAGACATAGCCTCTGAGTTCATGAAGAAATTATCTATCACAGTAAACTTTTTGTGTATTCCCAAAACTCGACTTATCCAG TCATCCTGGGCTAGTCTACAGGAGGACCATGCTTTGTTAAGTTCTGCCCAGCTCCATCATCTGCTCACACGTTACAAGCTGGGACCGACTAGAGCCCCCCCTGCATCCTGGTCACCTCCAGCCGGCACAGAGCTGAGTGGAG ACATCTTTGAGAGCTTTCTGGATCACCCACCTCTCATTCTCCCAAATGAGACTCCCCGTCTTGACCTCTCCCAGCCAATCCCAAGCCCAGAGCTCCAGAAGGAAGTTACACGGCTCCGTACCTTCTTGTGGGGACTTGACCAGGATGAGCTCCCAGCCAATCAGAGGACTCGGCTTTGA
- the LOC101168734 gene encoding ras-interacting protein 1 isoform X1 translates to MEGSGSPRFGKLNFPVGLWINSPRKHFAKLGGRWPSAISVKSTTSSDAASLHEAPSAPSSSLSNSTPSLASPSPSPSPSPAFLRPKPAAPQSRTKRISQLFLRGRSNSDRDRAVGERERELWASSATPSSHHYLPPASSSAPGLIKIYGDALSSGANYRSLLANSHSTARQLISQVITRYTERERDENDDAVLQKYSPEDFLLCDVIGKPVQQPDGAFKWETECRRSVAPWECPLLLVDMWRPKDGFERRFEIHRKEDYEREEREREQERERDGESHQGVRWRRSRMSSGGGPEECERGHRGRNTELRRSISDMNLSLRRRQQNHVSNDPRGSSNCPNNSGTAQDRKNIVSMINPQPGEVRASRAEAKVGWTNQPADDEKDYSNCDLEVMSQSLILPPTDRPYFLLLQGYDQSKDFVLYIMAGHTHVFGRKPTMREREKDRERERKGKKPLKVDTFLSAPDILVRHLLVRRDSAVPETPTGQALMRPFRGGAVTHNGAALYRETVLKPGDVIGLGDHFLFLYRDPRVTPAPPLALTLPWQADASATCCPSGLVDRQEALRQYLGSTEAALKFHPRHADSLLQEIISKNSSPDSGGGPLAPAYLLSIMIDHASKHLDPALTPQILLKSANLIKEIVWDNIKEFGDKHPTQNSTEQEGEISTPNVQKLSSDLRPLMFWMSNATELLNFFQVKVEVMEKEWEFEAPGDPVLTADMDTCSEALAQLDDVIMHTFQQCVYHLTKTLYSLLPALLDTNPFSSEEKKKEKEEPRGAEGEEKKVGDGEVDDVSTLPPKVAGLVEVYRCSLMLSREACLSPPLTSQTFGYLFFFTNTSLLNTLLERDELFSWSRAVQIRTNLDLVLDWLQGAGLGDIASEFMKKLSITVNFLCIPKTRLIQSSWASLQEDHALLSSAQLHHLLTRYKLGPTRAPPASWSPPAGTELSGDIFESFLDHPPLILPNETPRLDLSQPIPSPELQKEVTRLRTFLWGLDQDELPANQRTRL, encoded by the exons atgGAGGGGTCTGGGAGTCCTCGATTTGGAAAGCTTAATTTCCCTGTGGGTTTGTGGATTAACTCCCCAAGGAAACACTTTGCCAAGCTCGGAGGTCGCTGGCCCAGTGCTATCTCTGTCAA GTCAACTACCAGTTCGGACGCAGCCTCACTCCACGAGGCCCCCTCTGCTCCTTCCTCATCCCTGTCTAACTCCACTCCCTCACTGGCTTCCCCTTCCCCTTCCCCATCTCCATCACCGGCCTTCCTCAGGCCAAAGCCTGCAGCTCCCCAGTCTCGCACAAAGCGTATTTCTCAGCTCTTCCTGCGGGGGCGCTCCAACAGTGATCGGGACCGAGCAGtgggagagagggagagagagcttTGGGCTTCTTCTGCCACCCCCTCCTCCCATCACTACTTGCCCCCAGCCTCTTCCTCTGCCCCGGGCCTGATAAAGATCTATGGTGATGCTCTCTCCAGTGGAGCCAACTATCGCTCCCTGCTGGCTAACAGTCACTCCACAGCCAGGCAGCTCATCTCCCAGGTCATCACTCGCTAcactgaaagagagagggatgagAACGATGACGCAG TTCTCCAAAAGTACAGCCCTGAAGACTTTTTGTTGTGTGATGTCATTGGTAAGCCCGTCCAACAACCAGATGGAGCTTTCAAGTGGGAGACAGAGTGCCGGAGAAGTGTTGCCCCATGGGAATGCCCTTTGTTGTTAGTGGACATGTGGCGACCTAAGGATGGATTTGAGCGGCGCTTTGAAATCCACAGGAAAGAGGACTATGAGAGGGAGGAAAGGGAAAGAGAGCAGGAGCGTGAGAGGGATGGGGAGAGCCACCAAG GCGTGCGCTGGAGGCGCTCCAGGATGTCATCTGGTGGTGGGCCAGAGGAGTGCGAGCGTGGACACCGTGGAAGAAACACAGAGCTTCGGAGGAGCATCAGTGACATGAACCTGAGTCTGCGTCGCCGCCAGCAAAACCATGTCAGCAACGATCCCCGAGGCTCAAGCAACTGCCCTAACAACAGCGGAACGGCACAGGACAGGAAGAACATAGTGAGCATGATCAACCCACAGCCAGGAGAG GTGAGAGCATCAAGAGCAGAAGCCAAAGTTGGATGGACGAATCAACCTGCAGACGACGAGAAGGATTACTCCAACTGCGACCTGGAAGTGATGTCACAAAGCCTAATTCTTCCACCCACAGACCGGCCCTACTTCCTGTTGCTGCAAGGTTATGATCAGAGCAAG GATTTTGTTTTGTACATCATGGCGGGACATACGCATGTGTTTGGGAGAAAGCCAACAatgagagaaagagagaaggaCAGGGAAAGAGAGAGGAAGGGTAAGAAGCCTTTGAAGGTGGACACATTCCTGTCTGCTCCAGACATTTTGGTCAGGCACCTGCTGGTTAGGAGAGACTCTGCAGTACCAGAGACCCCTACTGGACAAG CTCTGATGCGGCCCTTTAGAGGAGGTGCAGTCACTCACAACGGAGCAGCTCTGTACAGGGAGACAGTCTTAAAGCCCGGGGATGTGATTGGTCTGGGGGACCACTTTCTTTTCCTGTATCGTGACCCACGCGTCACTCCAGCGCCACCGCTCGCTCTGACGCTGCCATGGCAGGCCGATGCCTCCGCCACCTGTTGCCCTTCGGGGCTGGTGGACAGACAGGAGGCACTGAGGCAGTACCTTGGCTCCACAGAGGCGGCTTTGAAGTTCCACCCTCGTCATGCAGACAGCTTGTTACAG gagatcATTTCAAAAAATTCCTCCCCAGACTCTGGTGGGGGGCCCTTAGCTCCTGCTTATCTCCTGTCGATCATGATAGATCACGCCTCCAAACACCTGGACCCTGCTCTTACACCACAGATCTTACTGAAGTCAGCAAATCTAATTAAAGAAATTGTCTGG GATAACATAAAGGAATTCGGGGATAAGCATCCCACGCAGAA CTCGACGGAACAAGAAGGAGAGATAAGCACACCGAACGTTCAAAAACTGTCGTCTGACCTGCGACCCCTCATGTTCTGGATGTCAAATGCCACGGAGCTCCTTAACTTCTTTCAGGTCAAAGTTGAAGTTATGGAGAAGGAGTGGGAATTTGAAG CCCCTGGAGATCCGGTTCTGACGGCTGATATGGACACCTGTTCAGAAGCCCTGGCACAGCTGGATGACGTGATCATGCACACCTTCCAGCAGTGTGTCTATCACCTTACCAAG ACCCTTTACTCCCTTCTTCCAGCCCTCCTGGACACCAACCCATTCTCCagtgaagagaaaaagaaagaaaaggaggaaccCCGAGGTGCAGagggagaagagaaaaaagtggGAGATGGAGAAGTGGATGACGTGTCTACCTTGCCTCCCAAGGTTGCAGGATTGGTGGAAGTGTATCGCTGCTCCCTGATGTTGTCTCGAGAGGCCTGTTTGTCTCCACCACTAACTTCTCAAACCTTTGGCTACCTCTTCTTCTTCACCAACACCTCCCTGCTTAACACTTTACTGGAGAGAG ATGAGCTGTTTTCGTGGTCCAGAGCAGTCCAGATCCGAACCAACTTGGATCTTGTTTTAGACTGGCTCCAGGGGGCAGGTTTAGGAGACATAGCCTCTGAGTTCATGAAGAAATTATCTATCACAGTAAACTTTTTGTGTATTCCCAAAACTCGACTTATCCAG TCATCCTGGGCTAGTCTACAGGAGGACCATGCTTTGTTAAGTTCTGCCCAGCTCCATCATCTGCTCACACGTTACAAGCTGGGACCGACTAGAGCCCCCCCTGCATCCTGGTCACCTCCAGCCGGCACAGAGCTGAGTGGAG ACATCTTTGAGAGCTTTCTGGATCACCCACCTCTCATTCTCCCAAATGAGACTCCCCGTCTTGACCTCTCCCAGCCAATCCCAAGCCCAGAGCTCCAGAAGGAAGTTACACGGCTCCGTACCTTCTTGTGGGGACTTGACCAGGATGAGCTCCCAGCCAATCAGAGGACTCGGCTTTGA
- the LOC101168982 gene encoding cytochrome c oxidase subunit 6B1, whose amino-acid sequence MSETIEEKIKTYRTAPFDARFPNTNQTRNCYQNYLDFHRCNKALSSKGQDVAPCQWYQRVYKSLCPMGWVSKWDEQIENGNFPGKI is encoded by the exons ATGTCTGAAACCATAGAGGAAAAGATAAAAACCTACAGGACGGCTCCTTTCGATGCCCGCTTCCCCAACACTAACCAGACCCGCAACTGTTACCAGAACTACCTGG ACTTCCACAGGTGCAACAAGGCCTTGTCATCCAAAGGCCAGGATGTGGCTCCATGCCAGTGGTACCAGAGGGTTTACAAGAGCCTCTGCCCCATGGGCTGG GTCTCAAAATGGGATGAACAAATTGAAAACGGAAATTTCCCTGGAAAGATCTGA